In the Longimicrobium sp. genome, ATCTACAGCGGGCGCCGGCTTTTTCTTCCGGTAGGGGTACGACCTCGCGCCTGCCTGCACGCTCAGAATTCGAGCGCATCGTCCACCAGCTTCAGCCCTACAAGCTCCACCTGCTTCGGCAGAATGCGGTAGTAGATGACGAACGCGGGAACTCCGGGGGCCGCCTCCGTCGGCAACGCGAAGATCTCGGGGTGGCTCGTCGGCTGCCCGATCCCGTGCGGGTCGCGTGCGAGCGCGAAGATCACGGCCTCCATCACCTCGTCCCAGCGCTGGATGTCCGAGTGCTCTCCCATCTGAGCCCGGAAGCGCTGCGACTCCACCACCTCGTAGAGGATGTATCTTCCCATCGGAAGCGGGGCCGAAAGCGTGCGCGCGAAGGGGGGACGCCGCTTTACAGCTCCGCCAGCTGCAGCGCGAAGTCGGCTTCCTCCTGGGTGATCTTCCGCTCCGAGAGGAACACCGTCGCGTACGGAATCGTCTCCCCCTCCTCGGCCAGCTTCCAGCCGAGCTCGGCGTGTGAAAGCTCGCTGGACTCCGCGGCGGTCAGGCCTCGCAGCGCCTCGATCACGAAATCCACCATCGCGATCTCCTCCCCGCTGAAGGGCGAGAGGTCGGCCTCGCGGATCGCGATCGCCCGGACCTGCTTGAGACCGCCCACGAAACGGGTCCTGAGCGCGAGATCGCCGGCCTTTTCGAGCGCGTCGCGCACCGGGACCAGCCGCCGCGGCGCGGGACCGTTCGGGAGCCGCTGATACTCCTGGCCCGTGATCGAGCGCCCGGTCTTCTGGTGGAAGAGGAAGTCGGCGTAGAAGAGGATCTTGTTGAGCTTGATCGCCCCGAAGAACCGGTCAGCCTCGGAGCGCTCCGCCACGTACAGGATCAGCTCCGCCAGCTTCCTGTCTTTCTTCGCAACCATGGTCCTTCACTCCATGGCTCGGGTTCGCATCCTTCAGCTCAAGATGATGGCCACACTCTCAAAAAACCTACCGTACGTCGTGTAGCCGGTCAATCAGAGCGCCCGACGCATACCCCGATGTCGACGCTCGCGGGAGGGCCACCTGTCGGGCTCACGACTTCTCACGCAGAGCCGGCAGAGCCAGCGGAGGGGGTTCCTCCGCTGACTCCGCTGACTCTGCGTGAGACCTGATGTTCTTATCAGGCGGCGCGGACGGGGACGGGGCGGTCGGGGAAGCGGCGGACCGGCACCTCCGCCTCGGGGCGGCAGGCGCGCGGGACGGCCGCCTGGGGGAGCGCCTCCAGGACCGCGCGCAGCAGCTCGGCCCGGTCGGCGGGAACCAGCGTGGCGCCGTGCAGGCGTCGCAGCCGGCCCAGCAGCCGCGGGTCGGGGAACGTGCCCTCCAGGTCCACGCTCAGCAGGATCGGCACGGCCGGCCCGCACGCCTCGCGCACCCGCACCACGTCGGCCTCGAGCTCGGCGTCGGGGCCGGCGGCGTGCAGCACCACCAGCGAAGGCGCCCGCTCCGTGCGCAGGCGCCCGAGCACCTCGTCGGGGGAAAAGAGCAGCTCCAGCGTGTTGCCGCGGAGCCGGTACGCGAGCCACGACCCGATGCTGGGCGGCGGGCTCGACAGGAGGATGGTGGCCACTGTGCCTGACCGGCGGTGGAAGGGTTCCGGGGGATGAAACGCCGCGGAGGTTCGGGAGGTCTTACGCCGGCTCGCCGGGCGAGGGGCCGCCGGCGCCGTTCTCGGAGGCGCGCATCCCCACGCCGCCCTCGTCGGTGATCACCAGCGCGGCGGGGTCGTGCTCCAGCGCCGCCAGCCGCGCCGCCAGGTCGCCCAGCCGCTGGGCGGCGTCGTAGATGGCCGCCACCTGGCGCTCCAGGGTGGGCTCGGCCTGCACCAGCCACTCGCGCCGGAGCAGCTGCGCCTCGCCGGTGACCACCGCCAGCGGGTTGTTCAGCTCGTGGCGCACCGCCCGGATGAACGCGGGCAGCGCCGCCGGCGGGGCGGGCGCGGCCTCGGGCTCCGCCTCGGGCGCGGCGGCCTCCCGGGCGCGGCGGGCCGAGGCGCGCGGCGGCGGCTCGGCGGCGGGCTCGGCCTCCTCGCGCCGCGCCTCGCGGAGCGCGCAGAGGAGCACCTCGGCGCCGCCCTCGCCGGGCGCGGCGTCGGCCGTGAGCTCGAAGGCGCGGTAGATCTGCGTGGCGTCGGAGAGGCGCACCTGCAGCCGGGCCGGGCGCGGCGTCTCGCCGCGCAGGAGCGCCGCCAGGCTCCCCCGGTCGTCGGGGTGCACGCGGGTGATCCAGTGGTCCAGCCGCGCCCCCAGCGCCTGCGGGGCCACCCCCAGCACCGCCTGGACGGCGCCGCTCCAGCGGGCGGCGCCCGTGCCGCGCTCCACCTCCAGCACCACCACCCGCCCGAGCTCCAGCGCCGCCTCCAGCCGCTCGGCCCGGCCCTGCACCTGGCGCCCGGCTCGCCAGGCGTCGAGCGCGGCGCGGCTGCGGCGGCGGGCGTCGTGCGCCTGGGCCCCCGCCACGGCCGCGGCGGCCGCCCGCGCCACCAGCTCCACCGCCGCGCGGTCGGCCTCGTCGAAGGCGGGCTCGCCGGCGGCGCGCGCCGCCACGGCCACCCCCACCGCGCGCCCCTCCACCAGGAGCGGCGCCGCCAGGTAGGGGCCCCCCAGGTCGCGCTCCACCAGGAACGCCGCCGGGTTGGCGGACACGGCGCCCGTCGTCCGCGTGGCCTGCTGCTGGAAGGCGCCCCCCGCCAGGCTCCCCTCGAGCGGGAGGAGCTCCCCCTCCTCGCCCGCCAGCGCGCCGGTGCCCGCCCGGAGCCGCAGCGTGTCGGGCTCGGCCGCGTCGGGGGTGGCCAGCGCGGCCGCGGGGGCGTCGGCCACGAGCGCCAGCGCCTCGGCCAGGGTGCGGAAGAGCCGCTCCGTCTCGCCGGGTCGCGCCGCCGCCTCCACCACCCGCGCCAGCGCGGCGAGCGCCGCCCCCGCCCGCTCGGGCGGGAGGGCGGGCGTGCCGGGCGCGGGGGGGAGCGCGAACGGGTTGGACATGGGGCGGGGCGGCGGGTCCGGGGGGCGGGTCAGTTCAGCAGCGGGACGGCGCGCAGCCGCTCGGGGAGCGACTGGTCGGGGCGGGCGGCGTCGTGCAGGCGCAGCGCCTGGATGCAGGAGAGCTCCGCGCCGCCCTTGAAGCCCTCCCCGAAGGCGCGCAGGAAGGCGTCGACCACCCGCGGGTCGAACTGCGTCCCCGCGCAGCGGCGCAGCTCCTCCAGCGCCACCGGCTCGGGGCGCTCGGCGCGGTAGGGGCGGCTGCTCACGATGGCGTCGAAGGTGTCGACCACCGAGACGATGCGCCCGGCCGTCGAGATCGCCTCGCCCGCCAGGCCGAAGGGGTAGCCCGCGCCGTCCCAGCGCTCGTGGTGGTGCAGGATCCCGGGGACCGCCTCGCGCAAGGACGAGCTCCGCTCCACGATGGCCGCGCCGATCAGCGGGTGCTGCTTCATCACCGCGTACTCTTCGGGGGTGAGCGTCCCCGGCTTGGTGAGCAGGTGGTCGGGGATCCCGATCTTCCCCACGTCGTGCAGGAGCCCGGAGACGGCCAGCGCGCGCAGCTCCTCCTCGCCCAGGCCCAGCTCGGCGCCGGTGGCCACCGCGTAGATGGTCACCCGCTCCACATGACCGCGGGTGTAGCGGTCGCGCGCCTCCACCGCGTTGGCGATGGTGAGCAGCCCGTCCAGGAACATCTGCTCGATCTGGTCGGCCTGCTCGCGCACGCGCTGCTCCAGGCGGCTCTGGTAGTAGCGGTTCTCCAGCAGCAGGCGGCGGTGCTCCACCGCGCGCGAGAGCGCGTGCAGCACCTGGTCGATGTTGAACGGCTTCAGCAGGTAGTCGTCGGCGCTCAGCCGGAGCGCCGCGATGGCGTTCTCCATCGTCCCCGCGCCGGTCAGCAGGATCACGGCGACGGTGTCGTCCATCGCCTTCACGCTCTTGAGCAGGTCGATCCCGCTGATCCCCGGCATCATCAGGTCGGTGAGCACCACGTCGGCCCCCCGCTCGGCGAACAGCTGCAGCGCGGCGGCCCCGTCGGGCGCCTCCAGCACCTCGTACGGCTCGCCGGCCAGGAGCTGGCGCAGCACCTGGCGGATCCCGGCCTCGTCGTCGACCAGGAGCACGCGCGGGCGTCCGTCTACGGCGCCGAGCAGGGGCGTCGTGGGGGTGAGGGTCACCATGCTTCGAGTTTTTCCGGGGGGAACGGAGGCGAGGCAGCGGGCGCAGGGCCCGCCTCAGGGAGAGGCAGGTGCCGGGCCATCTCTGCCACGGATGCGCGTATCAGCCCGTAAGTGTAAGCTGCGTTTCGGCATGTGTCCACGCCTACGATCGCGGCGTCTCCCGGCGGCGCGCATCGCCGCGTTACAACCCCCTGCCACGCCGCGATACGGGCGTGTCGTTCGGAAGCCGCGCTTCTTCATGCCCGCGCGCGCGGATCGGTGCGGATCGGTAATGTGGATCGCGATCCGGCGCCCGTTCCGGACGAGAAAGCGCCGGCCCGCCACCCCGACACCCGCACTCCGCACCCAGGACTTCGCACTTCGCACTGCGCACTGCGGTTTGGGCGTGTCCCTCCGCTGCGCTCCGGGCCGGGCTGCGCGCGCGGTAGGGCACGATACGACCGTGCCCAACCGCGCCGGGCCGCCGCCGCGACGATACCCCTGTCGCGGCGCCGTCCCGGCCCTCCGGGCGCGCATCCCTCACGCGAACGGCGAGGGGACAGGGGACAGGGAACAGCCCGCGAACCCCGTCTTGTCGGCACAACGCCGCATCCCGCGCCCGCTACGAGCGGAGCGAGGAAGTCCCTCTCCCGCGCAGCGGGGGAGGGACAGGCGCCTCAGGCGCCAGGGAGGGGGCCCCCGCCGCCGCGACGGGCGGGGTTTCGTCCCCGCTGATACCGGGAACGGTGCCAGTTCGGGTGGCGGGAGAAGAGGCGGCGCTGTAACGGGATGTTGCGGCGGGCGGTAACATTCCAAGGCACCGCGCCGGGGAAGACCCGGCCCGCGTTCGCTCCAAGTGGTTTTCCCGCCGTCACTTATGCGGGGCGCGGGCAAAGGCATGGCGTCTGCCCCTGAGCCCCGGACGCGCCGGCACGGCGCGAAGTGACGGCGGCCGCCGGACGGGGCCGCCGCCGGCAACGCACCCGCCCGGGAGAAACCCATGACACGTGCAGGGTCGGCCCTCTGGAGAGCCGCCGCGCTCTTCCTCACCACGGCCGGCGTGCTCGCCGCACCGGCCTCCGCGCAGGGCGTGCGCGACCAGCTGCGCATCCCGCTGCCGCCCTCGTTCGACGTCCCCGCGCGCGGCTCCTTCGCCGCGCCGGCCATCGCCATCGGCGTCCCCACCGGCTTCGGCGCCGACTTCGGCGACGTGTTCGTGGGCGTCGGCTACCAGTCGCGCACCCGCTTCTCCGAAGACGCCGACGGCGGCGCCGTGATCGGGCTGGGGCTCGGCGACGCGCGGCGCTACGTGGGGCTCGAGGTGGCCGCCTCGCAGTTCGGCACCTTCCGCAGCTGCTGCCGCGGCGGGCTCTCATTCAAGCTGCACCGCATGCTCCCGGGCGCCACGGGCATCGCCGTGGGGTGGGAGAACGCCGTGGGCTGGGGGCACCTGCGCGGTGAAGACGACGGCCCCTTCACCGACGCCGGCAGCAGCGTCTACGGGGTGGTGAGCAAGGTGTTCTTCCTCCAGGACGACCCGGCCATCCCCTTCAGCAGCGTGGCCGCCACGGTGGGCGTGGGCAACGGCCGCTTCCGCACCGAGGACAACATCCTGGAAGACCGTGAGTCGGCGAACGTGTTCGGCAGCCTGGCCGTGCGCGTGGTGGAGCCCGCCTCGGTGATCGCCAGCTGGACCGGGCAGGACCTGAACGCCGGCGTCTCGCTGGTGCCGCTGCGCCGCTTCCCGCTGGTGATCACCGCCGGGGCGGCCGACCTGACCACCGAGCCGCGCGCCATCATCGGCGTGGGCTTCGGGATTTCGTACCCCTACTGAGGCTGAGCCTACGATGAACGCACCTTTCGTCCGGCGCCTCCTCTGGGGCGCGCTCGCGCTGCTGCCGGCGGCCCTCGCGCCCGCGGCCGGCGCCCAGGTGGTCTACCCGGGCTTCTCCCGCTCCGACCAGTCCGACGTCACCTTCGTCTCCCTCACCACGGCCGACATGCTGGGGCTGGAGCCGGGGGTGGCCAAGAGCTACTCCTGCCCCGTGGCCTGGGGAGTCCGCAACGCCGCCCAGACCGTGGCGGCCGACCTCTCCGGCCAGCGGCTGCGCCCCACCCTGGTGGCCGCGCCCGCCC is a window encoding:
- a CDS encoding Panacea domain-containing protein, which produces MVAKKDRKLAELILYVAERSEADRFFGAIKLNKILFYADFLFHQKTGRSITGQEYQRLPNGPAPRRLVPVRDALEKAGDLALRTRFVGGLKQVRAIAIREADLSPFSGEEIAMVDFVIEALRGLTAAESSELSHAELGWKLAEEGETIPYATVFLSERKITQEEADFALQLAEL
- a CDS encoding histidine kinase dimerization/phospho-acceptor domain-containing protein, whose amino-acid sequence is MSNPFALPPAPGTPALPPERAGAALAALARVVEAAARPGETERLFRTLAEALALVADAPAAALATPDAAEPDTLRLRAGTGALAGEEGELLPLEGSLAGGAFQQQATRTTGAVSANPAAFLVERDLGGPYLAAPLLVEGRAVGVAVAARAAGEPAFDEADRAAVELVARAAAAAVAGAQAHDARRRSRAALDAWRAGRQVQGRAERLEAALELGRVVVLEVERGTGAARWSGAVQAVLGVAPQALGARLDHWITRVHPDDRGSLAALLRGETPRPARLQVRLSDATQIYRAFELTADAAPGEGGAEVLLCALREARREEAEPAAEPPPRASARRAREAAAPEAEPEAAPAPPAALPAFIRAVRHELNNPLAVVTGEAQLLRREWLVQAEPTLERQVAAIYDAAQRLGDLAARLAALEHDPAALVITDEGGVGMRASENGAGGPSPGEPA
- a CDS encoding HD domain-containing phosphohydrolase, with the protein product MVTLTPTTPLLGAVDGRPRVLLVDDEAGIRQVLRQLLAGEPYEVLEAPDGAAALQLFAERGADVVLTDLMMPGISGIDLLKSVKAMDDTVAVILLTGAGTMENAIAALRLSADDYLLKPFNIDQVLHALSRAVEHRRLLLENRYYQSRLEQRVREQADQIEQMFLDGLLTIANAVEARDRYTRGHVERVTIYAVATGAELGLGEEELRALAVSGLLHDVGKIGIPDHLLTKPGTLTPEEYAVMKQHPLIGAAIVERSSSLREAVPGILHHHERWDGAGYPFGLAGEAISTAGRIVSVVDTFDAIVSSRPYRAERPEPVALEELRRCAGTQFDPRVVDAFLRAFGEGFKGGAELSCIQALRLHDAARPDQSLPERLRAVPLLN